From one Musa acuminata AAA Group cultivar baxijiao chromosome BXJ2-6, Cavendish_Baxijiao_AAA, whole genome shotgun sequence genomic stretch:
- the LOC103986967 gene encoding homeotic protein knotted-1 isoform X2: MEELPHLGDSSSSAGSSRGAFLYLPSSAVATTTTTSAPPPPRSAVYEQSYYYYPTSHPYFHTPPPKTEAGSSQFQTSRVETLSQGVISQSDIEEIKARIMSHPRYSTLLGAFVDCQKVGAPPEVVERLSAITHELASRPRFHSGSYPDPELDQFMESYCEMLIKYREELTRPLQEATDFLKKMESQFNALTNTSTRGIFSSDEKCGGGGGVDSSTEEEQDASGGEAELREIDPHAEDKELKHHLLKKYGNYLSSLRQQLSKKKKKEKLPKDARQKLLHWWELHYAWPYPSEAEKVALAESTGLDQKQINNWFINQRKRHWKPSADMQFALMDGFHPQNAAAALYTQWQSMGDGTYHLHP, encoded by the exons ATGGAAGAATTGCCTCACCTTGGTGATAGTAGTAGTAGCGCTGGCAGCTCAAGGGGGGCTTTCCTATACCTCCCCTCATCGGCTgtcgccaccaccaccactacaTCAGCTCCTCCGCCGCCGAGGTCAGCCGTGTACGAGCAGAGCTACTACTATTACCCGACCTCTCATCCTTACTTCCATACGCCACCACCTAAGACTGAAGCAGGCTCATCTCAGTTTCAAACGAGTAGAGTGGAAACACTAAGTCAAGGAGTGATCTCCCAAAGTGATATAGAAGAGATCAAGGCAAGGATCATGTCACACCCTCGGTATTCCACGCTCCTCGGCGCCTTTGTGGACTGCCAAAAG GTGGGAGCGCCACCAGAGGTGGTGGAGAGGCTCTCAGCCATAACGCATGAGCTCGCGTCGCGCCCGAGGTTTCACAGCGGCAGTTATCCCGATCCGGAGCTCGACCAGTTCATG gaGTCATACTGTGAGATGCTCATCAAGTACAGGGAAGAACTAACGAGACCCTTGCAAGAGGCCACAGACTTCCTCAAGAAGATGGAGTCACAGTTCAATGCGCTCACCAACACTTCCACTCGAGGCATCTTTTCCTCTG ATGAGaaatgtggtggtggtggtggtgttgattcctcgacggaagaggagcaGGACGCCAGTGGGGGAGAGGCCGAGCTTCGGGAGATCGATCCGCACGCGGAGGACAAAGAGCTGAAGCACCACCTTTTGAAGAAGTACGGTAACTACCTGAGCAGCCTCAGGCAACAGctatccaagaagaagaagaaagagaagctgCCAAAGGATGCTCGGCAGAAGCTGCTCCACTGGTGGGAGCTTCACTATGCATGGCCGTATCCATCT GAAGCCGAGAAGGTGGCCTTGGCAGAATCTACAGGTCTTGATCAGAAGCAAATCAACAACTGGTTTATAAACCAAAGGAAGAGGCATTGGAAACCATCAGCGGACATGCAATTTGCTTTGATGGATGGCTTCCATCCTCAGAATGCTGCTGCTGCGCTATACACGCAATGGCAATCCATGGGTGATGGCACATACCACCTTCATCCGTGA
- the LOC135614363 gene encoding uncharacterized protein LOC135614363 isoform X1, protein MGLKSLLHHHSLGAALGTAAPLLAAASHPIGGGGLILLPPPLFSLPPACPSHFRHRLPPLLPSPPFLRICWDQRRKRGQMAGGLVGGSGGGGGGLNPTVVRFVLVVMALGLAGYIVGPPLYWHLAEALGRSSACPLCAPCDCSAQPLLSLPQELINVSSTDCAKHDPEVSEEMDKNFTDLLAEELKLREEEATEAQHRADVKLLEAKKLASQYQKEADKCNSGMDTCEEAREKAEAALLEQKKQTSMWELRARQRGWKNTHAY, encoded by the exons ATGGGGCTGAAGAGCCTTCTCCATCATCACTCGCTCGGGGCCGCGTTAGGCACTGCCGCACCGCTGCTGGCGGCCGCATCGCATCCCATTGGTGGCGGTGGCctcatcctcctccctcctcctcttttctcGCTCCCACCTGCTTGTCCTTCTCACTTTCGTCATCGCCTTCCTCCTCTGCTACCGTCTCCGCCCTTCTTGAGAATCTGCTGGGACCAAAGAAGGAAACGAGGGCAAATGGCCGGGGGGCTCGTCGGTggcagcggaggaggaggaggaggattgaACCCGACCGTGGTGAGGTTCGTTCTGGTGGTGATGGCGCTCGGCCTCGCCGGCTACATCGTGGGGCCGCCGCTCTACTGGCACCTCGCCGAAGCCCTCGGCCGCTCCTCCGCCTGCCCCCTTTGCGCCCCCTGCGATTGCTCCGCTCAGCCCCTTCTCTCCCTCCCCCAAG AGCTGATCAATGTGTCTTCCACGG ATTGTGCAAAACATGACCCAGAGGTCAGTGAAGAAATGGACAAGAATTTCACTGACCTTCTTGCAGAGGAATTGAAGTTGAGAGAGGAAGAGGCAACTGAAGCTCAGCATCGTGCTGATGTGAAACTGCTTGAGGCCAAGAAGTTGGCATCACAATATCAAAAGGAAGCTGACAAGTGCAACTCAGGGATGGATACCTGTGAGGAAGCTCGGGAGAAAGCTGAGGCTGCACTATTAGAACAAAAGAAACAAACTTCCATGTGGGAACTAAGAGCTCGGCAGCGAGGATGGAAGAATACTCATGCTTATTGA
- the LOC103986967 gene encoding homeobox protein knotted-1-like 12 isoform X1, translating to MEELPHLGDSSSSAGSSRGAFLYLPSSAVATTTTTSAPPPPRSAVYEQSYYYYPTSHPYFHTPPPKTEAGSSQFQTSRVETLSQGVISQSDIEEIKARIMSHPRYSTLLGAFVDCQKVGAPPEVVERLSAITHELASRPRFHSGSYPDPELDQFMESYCEMLIKYREELTRPLQEATDFLKKMESQFNALTNTSTRGIFSSGIPKDEKCGGGGGVDSSTEEEQDASGGEAELREIDPHAEDKELKHHLLKKYGNYLSSLRQQLSKKKKKEKLPKDARQKLLHWWELHYAWPYPSEAEKVALAESTGLDQKQINNWFINQRKRHWKPSADMQFALMDGFHPQNAAAALYTQWQSMGDGTYHLHP from the exons ATGGAAGAATTGCCTCACCTTGGTGATAGTAGTAGTAGCGCTGGCAGCTCAAGGGGGGCTTTCCTATACCTCCCCTCATCGGCTgtcgccaccaccaccactacaTCAGCTCCTCCGCCGCCGAGGTCAGCCGTGTACGAGCAGAGCTACTACTATTACCCGACCTCTCATCCTTACTTCCATACGCCACCACCTAAGACTGAAGCAGGCTCATCTCAGTTTCAAACGAGTAGAGTGGAAACACTAAGTCAAGGAGTGATCTCCCAAAGTGATATAGAAGAGATCAAGGCAAGGATCATGTCACACCCTCGGTATTCCACGCTCCTCGGCGCCTTTGTGGACTGCCAAAAG GTGGGAGCGCCACCAGAGGTGGTGGAGAGGCTCTCAGCCATAACGCATGAGCTCGCGTCGCGCCCGAGGTTTCACAGCGGCAGTTATCCCGATCCGGAGCTCGACCAGTTCATG gaGTCATACTGTGAGATGCTCATCAAGTACAGGGAAGAACTAACGAGACCCTTGCAAGAGGCCACAGACTTCCTCAAGAAGATGGAGTCACAGTTCAATGCGCTCACCAACACTTCCACTCGAGGCATCTTTTCCTCTGGTATACCGAAGG ATGAGaaatgtggtggtggtggtggtgttgattcctcgacggaagaggagcaGGACGCCAGTGGGGGAGAGGCCGAGCTTCGGGAGATCGATCCGCACGCGGAGGACAAAGAGCTGAAGCACCACCTTTTGAAGAAGTACGGTAACTACCTGAGCAGCCTCAGGCAACAGctatccaagaagaagaagaaagagaagctgCCAAAGGATGCTCGGCAGAAGCTGCTCCACTGGTGGGAGCTTCACTATGCATGGCCGTATCCATCT GAAGCCGAGAAGGTGGCCTTGGCAGAATCTACAGGTCTTGATCAGAAGCAAATCAACAACTGGTTTATAAACCAAAGGAAGAGGCATTGGAAACCATCAGCGGACATGCAATTTGCTTTGATGGATGGCTTCCATCCTCAGAATGCTGCTGCTGCGCTATACACGCAATGGCAATCCATGGGTGATGGCACATACCACCTTCATCCGTGA
- the LOC135614363 gene encoding uncharacterized protein LOC135614363 isoform X2 codes for MGLKSLLHHHSLGAALGTAAPLLAAASHPIGGGGLILLPPPLFSLPPACPSHFRHRLPPLLPSPPFLRICWDQRRKRGQMAGGLVGGSGGGGGGLNPTVVRFVLVVMALGLAGYIVGPPLYWHLAEALGRSSACPLCAPCDCSAQPLLSLPQDCAKHDPEVSEEMDKNFTDLLAEELKLREEEATEAQHRADVKLLEAKKLASQYQKEADKCNSGMDTCEEAREKAEAALLEQKKQTSMWELRARQRGWKNTHAY; via the exons ATGGGGCTGAAGAGCCTTCTCCATCATCACTCGCTCGGGGCCGCGTTAGGCACTGCCGCACCGCTGCTGGCGGCCGCATCGCATCCCATTGGTGGCGGTGGCctcatcctcctccctcctcctcttttctcGCTCCCACCTGCTTGTCCTTCTCACTTTCGTCATCGCCTTCCTCCTCTGCTACCGTCTCCGCCCTTCTTGAGAATCTGCTGGGACCAAAGAAGGAAACGAGGGCAAATGGCCGGGGGGCTCGTCGGTggcagcggaggaggaggaggaggattgaACCCGACCGTGGTGAGGTTCGTTCTGGTGGTGATGGCGCTCGGCCTCGCCGGCTACATCGTGGGGCCGCCGCTCTACTGGCACCTCGCCGAAGCCCTCGGCCGCTCCTCCGCCTGCCCCCTTTGCGCCCCCTGCGATTGCTCCGCTCAGCCCCTTCTCTCCCTCCCCCAAG ATTGTGCAAAACATGACCCAGAGGTCAGTGAAGAAATGGACAAGAATTTCACTGACCTTCTTGCAGAGGAATTGAAGTTGAGAGAGGAAGAGGCAACTGAAGCTCAGCATCGTGCTGATGTGAAACTGCTTGAGGCCAAGAAGTTGGCATCACAATATCAAAAGGAAGCTGACAAGTGCAACTCAGGGATGGATACCTGTGAGGAAGCTCGGGAGAAAGCTGAGGCTGCACTATTAGAACAAAAGAAACAAACTTCCATGTGGGAACTAAGAGCTCGGCAGCGAGGATGGAAGAATACTCATGCTTATTGA